From a region of the Triticum aestivum cultivar Chinese Spring chromosome 7D, IWGSC CS RefSeq v2.1, whole genome shotgun sequence genome:
- the LOC123166556 gene encoding disease resistance protein RGA4-like yields MEVAVGTAAGKIAPKLFDFLETNRKLRRELEHDIEYIKREFVMLSAVIEEDGDHPPWSGNQVHKVWIQMVRDLSHAIEDCIDHFIHRVTLHPSASWIHRRFHRVKTVRARNKFAAAIRRLRKRSEDASKMRTSYTTNNDGVKSNINTLGSDEQEMDMGTSVGMDEPLDELMELIREGQQPKEEHKLKVISVVGFGGIGKTRLARQAYNDTIEKTQYEAWAWVHAADKGAEDVLKEILRKLGAIISGGGLSKLRRSLKQCLGNKRFFIVIDDMRKVLWHDVKEAFPVVEGVSSRVVVTTTIQSVANACSSAHGHAYVMRTLAEEHSRQLFFQKASLKEDSPQPNDHTQLGTSEALMKCDGLPLALVTTAQFLQSRGDPRKWANLCENLGGHLETEDTLASMNRVLIRSYGSLGSQDVKTFLLYLGIYPTGHPIRRGILIRRWLAEGFINQDHRRSALCVAVEIFDKLVDRSIIQPIDASSSNNNSVEVKKCQTHGMMLEFILHKSTCENFVTLLCDKDPQPRSNIRWLSLQHKTAAKAKMNPKDLRLVRSLTIFGKAHSSMLDFSKYKLMRVLDLEECKDKMGDRHLKDICNNLLLIRYLSLGGAITVTMLPKEIKKLKLLETLDVRRTNIEILPTEVMKLPCLVHLFGKFKLQEGVGHWRMLKLQTWLRNKSKMETMAGFVVGEDQKMPQLIDHMEHLTKLKIWCESTSDVSVNVNCLSTAIKRFIERSTNLNKAHSLSLNFNARWPQDLLSFTLEKDKLHYLRSLKLQGNNICSQLPWFVTNLYLVTKLCLSFPGHNLGGHILDALSKVRGLEHLKLIATQMDKLIIRQGAFRILQSLCIMVEVMTGLEIEEGAVQHLDSLQLLCKDLNGFSSTTIHSLPLLKEVALHDELSDRVKQDWKGAAKNHPGRPKVLFKLKGSELAAGTSTAATTTNTLAQEVAIGSEPAENFESPAAPPTDITVSTPPGDISTEESVEIATSEIGSESAMEISHAATATDTMTQEVGVGREPAQNSESHAAPPTGMMLSVTMPPSVVSSDESVPVATFEMGSESAPEISPAATITDTMTQEVATITPQAISNGESVQVATSEMESETVAELPVAPGTTDDTTLSLNHNAFASAQQEYPGNYLFVVVSDLILVSENGLRPTILLEILEI; encoded by the exons ATGGAAGTTGCGGTCGGCACTGCGGCCGGTAAGATCGCGCCTAAGCTCTTCGATTTCTTAGAAACAAATCGCAAGCTGCGTCGGGAGCTGGAGCATGACATCGAGTACATCAAAAGGGAGTTTGTGATGCTTTCTGCTGTCATTGAGGAAGATGGTGATCATCCCCCGTGGAGTGGCAACCAGGTGCATAAGGTCTGGATACAGATGGTGCGTGACTTGTCGCATGCCATTGAGGACTGCATCGACCACTTCATACACCGCGTCACACTCCATCCTAGTGCGTCCTGGATCCATCGGCGGTTCCACCGGGTGAAGACGGTGAGAGCCCGTAACAAGTTTGCCGCAGCCATCCGCCGTCTCAGGAAGAGATCAGAAGATGCATCCAAGATGAGAACAAGCTACACCACCAACAATGATGGTGTCAAATCCAATATTAATACCCTGGGGTCTGATGAGCAGGAGATGGATATGGGCACCTCTGTGGGTATGGACGAGCCCCTGGATGAGCTTATGGAGCTCATAAGGGAAGGCCAACAACCCAAGGAGGAGCACAAGCTTAAGGTGATATCTGTTGTCGGATTCGGTGGTATAGGGAAGACTCGCCTTGCCAGGCAAGCCTACAATGATACAATTGAGAAAACCCAATACGAAGCATGGGCTTGGGTTCATGCTGCTGACAAAGGCGCAGAGGATGTTCTCAAGGAGATACTCCGGAAACTTGGCGCCATCATTAGTGGTGGAGGTCTCAGCAAGCTCCGCAGAAGCCTCAAACAGTGCCTTGGGAACAAGAG GTTCTTCATTGTAATCGATGACATGCGCAAGGTATTGTGGCATGACGTCAAAGAGGCCTTCCCTGTAGTTGAAGGGGTGAGCAGCAGAGTTGTGGTGACGACAACCATTCAGTCTGTGGCAAATGCATGCAGCTCTGCTCATGGTCATGCATACGTGATGAGAACTCTTGCCGAGGAACATTCAAGACAATTGTTCTTCCAAAAAGCATCCCTGAAAGAAGATTCACCACAACCTAATGATCATACGCAGCTCGGTACTTCAGAAGCACTAATGAAATGTGATGGCCTACCACTAGCTCTTGTTACGACTGCTCAATTCTTGCAAAGTAGAGGTGACCCAAGAAAGTGGGCAAATCTGTGTGAAAACCTCGGTGGACATTTGGAGACAGAGGATACCTTAGCAAGTATGAATCGTGTGCTCATCCGCAGCTATGGTAGCCTTGGTAGCCAAGATGTCAAGACCTTCTTGCTATATCTGGGTATTTACCCAACTGGCCATCCAATCCGGAGAGGAATCCTGATACGGAGATGGTTAGCTGAAGGGTTCATCAATCAAGACCATAGACGCAGTGCTCTCTGTGTCGCTGTTGAAATTTTTGATAAGTTGGTTGACCGGAGTATCATTCAGCCTATCGATGCCAGCAGTAGCAACAACAACAGCGTAGAGGTGAAGAAATGTCAAACTCATGGCATGATGCTCGAGTTCATCCTGCACAAGTCCACGTGTGAGAACTTTGTCACCTTGTTATGTGATAAGGATCCCCAACCCAGGAGTAATATTCGTTGGCTTTCTCTGCAACATAAAACTGCTGCAAAGGCCAAAATGAACCCAAAGGATCTACGTCTTGTCCGGTCTCTGACAATCTTTGGTAAGGCGCACAGTTCTATGTTGGACTTCTCCAAGTATAAGCTGATGCGAGTTTTGGATCTTGAAGAATGCAAAGATAAGATGGGGGATAGACATCTCAAGGATATATGCAACAACTTGTTGTTGATCAGGTACCTAAGCCTAGGGGGTGCTATTACAGTCACAATGCTTCCAAAGGAGATCAAGAAGCTCAAATTGTTGGAGACACTGGATGTAAGAAGAACTAATATAGAGATTCTGCCCACAGAAGTCATGAAGCTGCCATGTTTAGTTCATCTTTTTGGGAAGTTCAAGCTCCAAGAAGGTGTAGGACACTGGAGAATGCTTAAGCTGCAGACTTGGTTGAGAAACAAGAGCAAAATGGAGACCATGGCAGGATTTGTTGTGGGCGAGGACCAAAAAATGCCACAACTCATCGATCATATGGAGCACCTGACAAAGTTGAAAATATGGTGTGAGTCCACCTCCGATGTAAGCGTCAACGTAAATTGTCTCTCAACAGCCATCAAGAGGTTCATTGAGAGAAGCACCAATCTGAACAAAGCTCATTCGCTCTCACTGAACTTCAACGCCAGATGGCCTCAAGACTTGTTGTCTTTCACCCTAGAGAAGGACAAACTCCACTATCTCAGATCACTCAAGCTGCAAGGAAACAACATATGCAGCCAACTACCTTGGTTTGTTACCAATCTATATCTTGTCACTAAACTGTGCCTGTCATTCCCTGGTCATAACTTGGGCGGCCACATTCTTGATGCCCTGAGCAAAGTGCGTGGCTTGGAGCACCTGAAGCTGATTGCAACTCAAATGGACAAGCTCATCATCAGACAAGGTGCATTCAGAATCCTGCAAAGCTTATGCATCATGGTGGAAGTCATGACTGGGCTGGAAATCGAAGAGGGTGCTGTGCAACACCTTGACTCGCTCCAGCTGCTATGTAAGGATCTAAACGGCTTTAGCAGCACGACAATCCATTCCCTGCCACTTCTTAAGGAGGTTGCTCTCCATGATGAACTGAGTGACCGAGTAAAACAGGACTGGAAAGGAGCAGCAAAGAACCATCCAGGACGTCCCAAGGTCTTGTTTAAACTGAAGGGAAGTGAGCTTGCTGCAGGAACTAGCACTGCAGCAACGACTACTAATACTTTGGCTCAAGAGGTTGCTATTGGAAGCGAACCTGCGGAGAATTTTGAAAGCCCTGCGGCACCACCTACTGATATAACGGTATCAACACCACCTGGTGACATTTCTACTGAAGAGTCTG TAGAAATTGCTACTTCGGAGATTGGAAGTGAGTCAGCTATGGAAATTAGCCATGCGGCAACAGCTACTGACACGATGACCCAAGAAGTTGGTGTGGGAAGGGAACCTGCACAGAATTCTGAGAGTCATGCGGCACCACCTACTGGTATGATGTTATCAGTGACAATGCCTCCCAGTGTTGTTTCTAgtgacgagtctg TACCAGTTGCTACCTTTGAGATGGGAAGTGAGTCGGCTCCGGAAATTAGCCCTGCAGCAACAATTACTGATACGATGACCCAAGAGGTTGCTACAATAACGCCCCAGGCTATTTCCAATGGAGAGTCTG TACAAGTTGCTACTTCCGAGATGGAAAGTGAGACTGTAGCGGAACTCCCTGTAGCTCCAGGTACCACCGATGATACGACGTTATCGCTGAATCACAACGCATTTGCAAGTGCACAACAAGAATATCCTGGTAACTACTTATTTGTTGTTGTCAGTGATCTTATTCTTGTTAGTGAAAATGGCCTCCGCCCCACAAT ATTGCTGGAGATATTAGAAATTTGA